A stretch of Halanaerobiales bacterium DNA encodes these proteins:
- a CDS encoding thioredoxin domain-containing protein, which produces KGGEKMLELNKDNFDEEVLESDGVVLVDFWGENCDLCLDLMPDVEDLAEEYGDDVKFCKLNIKGNRRLAMGQQVLGLPSIVLYKDGEKKEHLSGEDVDRDAIEEAIKELI; this is translated from the coding sequence AAAGGAGGTGAAAAAATGTTAGAGTTAAACAAAGATAACTTTGATGAGGAAGTATTAGAATCTGATGGTGTTGTATTAGTAGATTTCTGGGGGGAGAACTGTGATCTCTGTCTTGATCTAATGCCTGATGTTGAAGATTTGGCTGAAGAGTATGGTGATGATGTTAAGTTCTGTAAACTTAATATTAAAGGTAATCGTCGTCTGGCAATGGGTCAACAGGTCCTTGGTTTACCTTCTATTGTACTTTATAAAGATGGAGAAAAGAAAGAACATTTAAGTGGTGAAGATGTAGACCGCGATGCTATAGAAGAGGCAATAAAAGAACTTATTTAA
- a CDS encoding glycine/sarcosine/betaine reductase component B subunit, with the protein MKLELGKIEIDDIQFAKNTEIDNGILKVNKDDLLAEIADDRITSIELNIVRPGDNVRIIPVKDVIEPRVKVDGDGGIFPGFISDNKMVGEGKTLALKGATVMTTGKIVGFQEGIVDMSGPGADYTPFSKYNNLVITCEVEEDIEQHEHEEILRMAGLKAASYLGECARDIEADEVETYEHKPFLEAAEEYPELPKVGYVYMLQSQGLLHDTYVYGVDVKEIIPTIISPTEVMDGAIISGNCVSACDKNATIVHQNNPVIEELYKRHGKDINFMGVIITNENVTLGDKERSSNYVAKLAEQMGIDAAIVSEEGFGNPDADLIMNCNNLEEKGIKTVLITDEFAGRDGASQSLADATPNADAVVTAGNANMTVNLPKMDKVIGHQKFADVIAGGFDGSLNEDGSITVEIQAITGSTNELGFHNLTARGY; encoded by the coding sequence ATGAAACTTGAATTAGGTAAAATAGAAATAGATGACATCCAATTTGCTAAAAATACTGAGATTGATAATGGTATTTTAAAAGTAAACAAAGATGACTTATTAGCTGAGATAGCTGATGATAGAATTACTTCAATTGAACTAAATATAGTTAGACCGGGAGATAATGTTAGGATTATTCCGGTAAAGGATGTCATTGAACCAAGAGTAAAAGTTGATGGAGATGGAGGTATTTTCCCTGGATTTATTAGTGATAATAAAATGGTTGGAGAGGGAAAAACTCTTGCTCTTAAGGGTGCTACTGTGATGACTACTGGTAAAATAGTAGGATTTCAGGAAGGTATTGTAGATATGTCTGGCCCTGGGGCAGATTATACTCCATTTTCAAAATATAATAATTTGGTTATTACCTGTGAAGTTGAAGAAGATATTGAACAACATGAACATGAAGAAATTTTAAGAATGGCTGGTTTAAAAGCAGCTTCTTATTTAGGAGAATGTGCTAGAGATATAGAAGCTGATGAAGTAGAAACATATGAGCATAAACCATTTTTAGAAGCAGCTGAAGAATATCCTGAATTACCAAAAGTTGGCTATGTGTATATGCTCCAGAGTCAGGGATTACTTCATGATACTTATGTTTATGGAGTTGATGTTAAAGAAATTATTCCAACTATAATTTCTCCAACTGAAGTTATGGATGGAGCTATAATTAGTGGTAATTGTGTATCAGCCTGTGATAAAAATGCAACAATTGTTCATCAAAATAATCCAGTAATTGAAGAACTTTATAAAAGACATGGAAAAGATATTAACTTTATGGGAGTAATAATTACAAATGAAAATGTTACTCTTGGAGATAAAGAAAGATCATCAAATTATGTTGCTAAATTAGCAGAACAAATGGGTATTGATGCTGCAATAGTATCAGAAGAAGGCTTTGGTAATCCTGATGCTGATTTAATAATGAATTGTAACAATCTTGAAGAAAAAGGGATTAAAACTGTTCTGATTACTGATGAATTTGCCGGTAGAGATGGTGCTTCTCAATCACTTGCAGATGCAACACCTAATGCAGATGCAGTTGTAACTGCTGGTAATGCAAATATGACTGTTAATCTTCCTAAAATGGATAAAGTAATAGGTCATCAAAAATTTGCAGATGTGATTGCCGGTGGTTTTGATGGAAGCTTAAATGAAGATGGAAGTATTACTGTTGAAATTCAGGCAATTACAGGTTCAACAAATGAACTTGGTTTTCATAATTTAACAGCTAGAGGATATTAA
- the grdA gene encoding glycine/sarcosine/betaine reductase complex selenoprotein A — MFEGKKVAILGDRDGIPGPAIKECIETTDAEVVFTTTECFVUTSAGAMDLENQARIKELAEEHGKENLMVILGGAEAEASGLACETVTNGDPTFAGPLAGVQLGLACYHVFEPEVKSEIDDDVYEEQISMMEMVLDVDDIVEETKKYREMYSEHA; from the coding sequence ATGTTTGAAGGAAAAAAAGTAGCAATCCTTGGAGACCGTGATGGAATTCCCGGTCCTGCAATCAAGGAATGTATTGAAACTACTGATGCAGAAGTAGTTTTTACAACAACTGAATGTTTCGTCTGAACAAGCGCAGGAGCTATGGATCTGGAAAATCAGGCCAGAATTAAAGAATTAGCCGAGGAACATGGAAAAGAAAATCTTATGGTTATTCTCGGTGGTGCTGAAGCAGAAGCTTCAGGTCTGGCATGTGAAACCGTTACAAACGGTGACCCAACTTTTGCAGGTCCATTGGCTGGAGTCCAGTTAGGGCTCGCGTGTTATCATGTTTTTGAACCAGAAGTAAAGTCTGAAATTGATGATGATGTTTATGAAGAACAAATTAGTATGATGGAAATGGTTCTTGATGTAGATGATATTGTAGAAGAAACTAAAAAATATCGTGAAATGTATTCTGAACATGCTTAA
- the grdB gene encoding glycine reductase complex selenoprotein B, whose translation MNNKIKIVHYINQFFGQIGGEEKANIPPRTEDGPVGPGNAFNNALGEKAEIVKTIICGDSYFNENTEDAKKEIKKVLSEVKPDLVLAGPAFNAGRYGMACGGVAEIANEELDIPVISGLYPENPGYDMYKNYAYFVETTNSAAGMRNAIPDMVNLITSFIEKDGDLGRPEEEGYLPRNLRVNEFADKRGAKRAVDMLLKKINEEDFETEYPMPDFDRVDPLDPIENMADTKVALVTSGGIVPKGNPDHIESSSASKYGEYDISEYVNLTSDCHETAHGGYDPVYANEDPDRVLPVDVMRDLEDEGVIGKLHNKFYATVGNGTSVANAKAYAQEIAEKLLGDGVQAVILTSTUGTCTRCGATMVKEIERAGLPVVHVATVVPISKTVGANRIVPAVAIPYPLGDPDKAKEKEKKIRREIVERSLKALQTEIDEQTVFEKE comes from the coding sequence ATGAATAACAAAATAAAGATTGTACATTATATAAATCAGTTTTTTGGCCAAATTGGTGGAGAAGAAAAAGCTAATATTCCACCTAGAACTGAAGATGGACCAGTAGGTCCAGGTAATGCATTTAATAATGCTCTTGGTGAAAAAGCTGAAATAGTAAAAACTATTATTTGTGGTGACAGCTATTTTAATGAAAATACTGAAGATGCTAAAAAAGAAATAAAAAAGGTACTAAGTGAGGTTAAACCTGATTTAGTCCTGGCAGGTCCTGCTTTCAATGCTGGCCGTTATGGAATGGCCTGTGGTGGAGTTGCTGAAATTGCAAATGAGGAATTAGATATTCCCGTAATTTCTGGACTTTATCCAGAAAATCCAGGTTATGATATGTATAAAAATTATGCATATTTTGTGGAAACAACTAATTCAGCGGCAGGTATGAGAAATGCTATACCTGACATGGTGAATTTGATAACAAGTTTTATTGAAAAAGATGGTGATTTAGGACGTCCTGAAGAAGAAGGATATTTACCTAGAAATTTAAGAGTTAATGAATTTGCTGATAAAAGAGGAGCTAAAAGAGCTGTTGATATGCTTCTTAAGAAAATTAATGAGGAAGATTTTGAAACTGAATATCCAATGCCTGATTTTGATAGAGTAGATCCTTTAGATCCTATTGAAAATATGGCTGATACTAAAGTTGCTTTAGTAACTTCAGGAGGTATAGTGCCAAAAGGTAATCCTGATCATATTGAATCTTCAAGTGCATCAAAATATGGGGAATATGATATATCAGAATATGTAAATTTAACTTCTGATTGTCATGAAACTGCTCATGGTGGTTATGACCCTGTTTATGCAAACGAAGATCCTGATCGTGTATTACCGGTAGATGTAATGCGTGATTTAGAAGATGAAGGTGTAATTGGCAAACTTCATAATAAATTTTATGCTACTGTTGGTAATGGAACCTCAGTTGCAAATGCTAAAGCTTATGCTCAAGAGATTGCAGAAAAGCTTTTAGGTGATGGTGTTCAGGCAGTAATACTTACCTCTACTTGAGGTACCTGTACACGTTGCGGTGCAACAATGGTGAAAGAAATTGAAAGAGCCGGTCTTCCGGTTGTTCATGTGGCCACAGTAGTTCCTATTTCTAAAACAGTAGGAGCAAATAGAATTGTTCCAGCTGTTGCTATTCCTTATCCTTTAGGAGATCCAGATAAGGCTAAAGAAAAAGAGAAAAAAATAAGAAGAGAAATAGTGGAACGAAGTCTAAAAGCATTACAAACAGAAATTGATGAACAGACTGTTTTTGAAAAAGAATAA
- the grdC gene encoding glycine/sarcosine/betaine reductase complex component C subunit beta encodes MDFPVIKGSSYVLVHAPNTLEEAGSTQTTTRDKNPDDDYLKAIDDHLRNFDEVVQYAPNQCYIGNMLPDELDEIDTPWYDEDNFADNERYGRLGEIMPEDEFYALVKYVDTFDLVKLTPAYTNKAKEIISNHPILSEMDIELGEGEEFEEIKDLVDAHKAEPLKMDSEIVGCVKQAHETDVNLNAHTIFENLMAKASGVLALKNLEKKHEIDMADIDYILECSEEACGDINQRGGGNFAKAIGEMAGCVNATGSDVRSFCAAPAHAIVNAAGLVKSGIYDNVVVLAGGSVAKLGMNGKDHVKNDMPIMEDTLGGFAVLISKNDGENPVIRTDIVGRHKIGTGSSPQAVISSLVTEPLDNNDLGIADIDKYSVEMQNPEITKPAGAGDVPQSNYKMIAALGVKRGDLEKKDLMNFVNEHGMPGFAPTQGHIPSGVPFVGHAREMINNGEMKRSMIIGKGSLFLGRMTNLFDGVSFVIEENTGETKSKKDNNVNEEEIKSMIADAMRNMAENLLAE; translated from the coding sequence ATGGATTTTCCAGTAATAAAAGGTTCCAGTTATGTTTTAGTTCATGCTCCAAACACATTAGAAGAAGCAGGTTCAACTCAAACTACAACAAGAGATAAAAATCCAGATGATGATTATTTAAAAGCAATTGATGATCACTTACGTAATTTTGATGAAGTGGTGCAGTATGCTCCCAATCAATGCTATATTGGAAATATGTTACCAGATGAATTAGATGAGATAGATACTCCCTGGTATGATGAAGATAATTTTGCAGATAATGAAAGATACGGTCGTCTGGGAGAAATAATGCCTGAAGATGAATTTTATGCTTTGGTTAAATATGTTGATACTTTTGACTTAGTAAAATTAACACCTGCTTATACTAATAAAGCAAAAGAGATTATTTCTAATCATCCTATTTTAAGTGAAATGGATATTGAATTAGGTGAAGGAGAAGAATTTGAAGAAATAAAAGATTTGGTTGATGCCCATAAAGCTGAGCCTCTTAAGATGGATAGTGAGATAGTTGGATGTGTTAAACAGGCTCATGAAACTGATGTAAATTTAAATGCCCATACTATTTTTGAAAATTTAATGGCTAAAGCTTCAGGGGTTCTGGCTTTAAAGAATCTTGAGAAAAAACATGAGATAGATATGGCTGATATAGACTATATTTTAGAATGTTCTGAAGAAGCATGTGGAGATATTAACCAGCGTGGTGGCGGTAATTTTGCAAAAGCTATTGGAGAAATGGCTGGTTGTGTAAATGCAACTGGTTCAGATGTAAGAAGTTTTTGTGCTGCTCCTGCTCATGCAATAGTAAATGCTGCTGGCCTTGTAAAATCCGGTATTTATGATAATGTTGTTGTTTTAGCTGGCGGTTCTGTTGCTAAGCTTGGAATGAATGGAAAAGATCATGTTAAAAATGATATGCCAATTATGGAAGATACCTTAGGTGGATTTGCAGTTTTAATATCTAAAAATGATGGCGAAAATCCAGTAATTAGAACTGATATAGTGGGAAGACATAAAATTGGTACTGGTTCATCACCACAGGCTGTAATTTCATCTTTAGTTACTGAGCCTTTAGATAATAATGATCTTGGAATTGCTGATATAGATAAATATTCTGTAGAAATGCAAAACCCTGAAATTACCAAACCAGCTGGTGCAGGAGATGTACCTCAATCTAATTATAAAATGATAGCTGCTCTTGGTGTAAAAAGAGGAGATCTGGAGAAAAAAGATCTTATGAATTTTGTAAATGAACATGGTATGCCTGGTTTTGCTCCAACACAGGGTCACATTCCTTCAGGAGTACCTTTTGTCGGTCATGCTCGTGAGATGATAAATAATGGTGAAATGAAAAGGTCTATGATTATTGGCAAAGGAAGTCTATTTTTAGGAAGAATGACCAATCTTTTTGATGGAGTTTCTTTTGTAATCGAAGAAAATACTGGAGAAACTAAATCTAAAAAAGATAATAATGTAAATGAAGAAGAAATAAAATCAATGATCGCTGATGCAATGCGTAACATGGCAGAAAATTTACTAGCTGAATAA